A genomic segment from Malaclemys terrapin pileata isolate rMalTer1 chromosome 1, rMalTer1.hap1, whole genome shotgun sequence encodes:
- the PVALB gene encoding parvalbumin alpha: MAMTDLLSAEEIKAAVGAFSAAESFCHKKFFEMVGLKKKSQEDVKKVFHILDKDRSGFIEEDELKFVLKGFTPNGRDLSDKETKTLLAAGDKDGDGKIGIDEFITLVAES; the protein is encoded by the exons ATGGCGATGACGGACCTGCTCAGCGCGGAGGAGATCAAGGCGGCTGTGGGAGCCTTTTCGG CTGCCGAATCCTTCTGCCACAAGAAGTTCTTTGAAATGGTGGGACTGAAAAAGAAGAGCCAGGAAGATGTAAAGAAGGTTTTCCACATTCTTGATAAAGATCGAAGTGGCTTCATTGAGGAGGACGAGTTGAA ATTTGTACTGAAGGGCTTCACCCCTAATGGCAGAGACCTATCTGATAAAGAAACCAAGACACTCCTGGCTGCTGGAGATAAGGATGGCGATGGCAAAATCGGCATTGATG